A part of Desulfomicrobium baculatum DSM 4028 genomic DNA contains:
- a CDS encoding protein phosphatase 2C domain-containing protein produces MGMKVEQILEQGSGAQNEDYLISEHDVFGVFDGSTSLDGAFFGDGRSGGAMASSIAGRAFLGGSEPLTGLGALANDSIRAQMELCGVDFSRRCGLWSTSAAVVRLRNGVIEWFQTGDSQVVFIGQDGNHRVATRREDHDFPTLSLIREKGRHHPEVRKLVETIRQDMNRSYGVLNGEREAVDFFRTGMEDARNIKTVLIFTDGLDVPCPAPKKYKDFSCLVDMACELGLEGLRDHVRSQEAADPDMKRYPRFKKHDDIAAIAIHL; encoded by the coding sequence ATGGGTATGAAAGTTGAACAGATTCTTGAGCAGGGTTCCGGAGCCCAGAATGAAGACTATCTGATCTCGGAACACGATGTCTTTGGCGTGTTTGACGGCTCGACGAGCCTGGACGGAGCCTTTTTTGGCGACGGCCGGAGCGGCGGAGCCATGGCGTCATCCATCGCGGGCCGGGCGTTTCTGGGAGGTTCGGAGCCACTGACCGGACTCGGGGCCTTGGCCAACGACTCCATCAGGGCGCAGATGGAACTTTGCGGGGTTGATTTTTCCAGACGGTGCGGCCTGTGGAGCACCAGTGCCGCCGTCGTGCGCCTGAGAAACGGCGTCATCGAATGGTTCCAGACAGGGGATTCGCAAGTCGTCTTCATCGGCCAGGATGGTAACCACAGGGTCGCGACCAGACGCGAAGACCACGACTTCCCCACCTTGAGCCTGATCAGGGAGAAAGGGCGCCATCACCCAGAGGTGCGAAAACTCGTGGAAACGATCCGGCAGGACATGAACCGCAGCTATGGAGTGCTGAACGGGGAGCGAGAGGCGGTGGATTTTTTCCGCACGGGAATGGAAGATGCCCGTAACATAAAGACCGTGCTGATCTTCACGGACGGACTGGATGTCCCCTGCCCGGCCCCCAAAAAATACAAGGACTTTTCATGCCTTGTCGACATGGCCTGCGAACTGGGGCTCGAAGGTCTGCGCGATCATGTGCGCAGTCAGGAGGCAGCCGACCCCGACATGAAACGGTATCCGCGCTTCAAGAAACATGACGACATCGCAGCCATCGCCATTCATCTCTAG
- a CDS encoding sensor histidine kinase has protein sequence MTSRLPFSQRIVTAFVLMTVLVSGSFSLGIVGVVHFVEDQLITKELHGKLSLVLHEDIKAGRAPRLDARTRFFASNSAVHPIPERFAEFSEGLTEIEDENEAAYVYLTEINGVRYVLLQEQQEFEDREEILFSVVLAGFLLSIVCAWGLGAIMARQVMEPVARLAGQVRHRDQLATRTAPLALDYADDEIGHLAAAFDSTLGQLRRSIERERLFTSDVSHELRTPLMVISTSCELLLENQLHDGQREQIKRIARAARDMNDLVRTFLMLARSGPVDGTEAETVTLADVAREQAELWEAAIHAKGLDFELIDEGTDKAGHNPTFLRTVMANLLRNALHYTAQGTVRLVLEHDGFRIEDTGMGIPAHEQERIFQPFVRGSAARGEGLGLGLSLVKRICEHNGWNISSTSDQETGTCFKVSFTPSRAVVYRQALEDK, from the coding sequence ATGACCTCTAGGCTTCCCTTCTCCCAGCGCATAGTCACCGCCTTCGTGCTCATGACGGTGCTCGTCAGCGGCTCTTTTTCCCTCGGGATTGTAGGTGTCGTCCATTTTGTCGAAGACCAGCTCATCACAAAGGAGCTGCACGGCAAACTGAGCCTGGTGCTCCATGAGGATATCAAGGCGGGCAGGGCTCCACGGCTCGACGCCCGAACCCGTTTCTTTGCATCGAACTCAGCCGTGCACCCGATCCCGGAACGCTTCGCGGAATTTTCCGAGGGACTCACGGAGATCGAGGATGAGAACGAAGCGGCCTACGTCTATCTGACAGAGATAAACGGGGTTCGATACGTGCTCCTGCAGGAGCAGCAGGAATTCGAGGACCGGGAGGAGATTCTCTTCTCGGTAGTCCTGGCGGGTTTTCTGTTATCCATCGTCTGTGCCTGGGGGCTGGGCGCGATCATGGCCAGGCAGGTTATGGAGCCGGTCGCCCGGCTCGCCGGACAAGTCCGGCACCGCGACCAGCTTGCCACCCGCACGGCCCCTCTGGCCCTGGACTATGCGGATGACGAGATCGGGCACTTGGCGGCCGCCTTCGACAGCACCCTCGGGCAACTCCGGCGGTCCATCGAACGCGAGCGCCTCTTCACCAGCGACGTCAGTCATGAACTGCGTACGCCGCTGATGGTCATCTCGACATCGTGCGAGCTGCTGCTCGAAAACCAGCTGCATGATGGTCAACGCGAGCAGATTAAACGCATCGCTCGGGCTGCACGGGACATGAACGACCTGGTCCGGACATTTCTCATGCTCGCCCGATCAGGCCCGGTCGATGGCACGGAGGCGGAAACGGTCACTTTGGCGGATGTCGCACGGGAACAAGCGGAACTCTGGGAAGCGGCGATCCACGCCAAGGGACTTGATTTTGAACTCATCGACGAGGGGACGGACAAGGCAGGTCACAACCCGACCTTCCTGCGCACGGTAATGGCAAACCTGCTGCGGAACGCGTTGCACTATACGGCCCAGGGCACGGTGCGTCTCGTCCTGGAACATGATGGATTTCGCATCGAGGACACGGGCATGGGGATTCCCGCCCATGAACAGGAACGCATTTTCCAGCCTTTCGTGCGCGGGTCAGCCGCAAGGGGTGAGGGTTTGGGGCTCGGACTGTCGCTGGTGAAGCGCATTTGCGAGCACAATGGCTGGAATATTTCCTCGACGAGCGATCAGGAGACTGGAACGTGTTTCAAGGTTTCGTTCACGCCCTCCCGCGCGGTTGTTTACAGGCAGGCTCTGGAAGACAAGTGA
- a CDS encoding response regulator transcription factor: MRILIVEDNSDILANVLDYLQLKGYTVDCAQDGLGGLHLAVTHAYDLIVLDVMLPGIDGYQICKRLREDAKLDIPVIMLTARDTLDDRIQGFNTGTDDYLVKPFALSELHARIQAVLRRAKGSRVHELRVGDLAFDVETLQVRRAGRTLRPHPFGLRLLEILMKKSPAVVRREELERELWGDNCPDSDSLRSHIHQLRQVVDKSFDSPLLHTVHGIGYRLAENTDDL, from the coding sequence ATGCGCATCCTGATCGTTGAAGACAATTCCGACATCCTCGCCAACGTGCTCGATTATCTCCAGCTCAAGGGTTACACTGTCGATTGCGCGCAGGATGGGCTCGGAGGTTTGCACCTGGCCGTCACCCACGCCTACGACCTGATCGTGCTGGACGTCATGCTGCCCGGCATCGACGGCTACCAGATCTGCAAGCGGCTGCGCGAGGACGCCAAGCTTGATATTCCGGTCATCATGCTCACTGCCCGCGACACGCTGGACGATCGCATCCAGGGGTTCAACACCGGCACCGACGACTATCTCGTCAAGCCTTTCGCCCTGTCCGAACTCCACGCGCGCATCCAGGCCGTGCTGCGCCGGGCCAAGGGGAGCAGGGTCCATGAGCTGCGGGTCGGCGACCTCGCCTTCGACGTGGAGACCCTCCAGGTGCGACGCGCGGGGCGGACGCTCAGGCCGCATCCCTTCGGGCTGAGGCTTCTGGAGATTCTGATGAAAAAAAGCCCCGCCGTGGTCCGTCGCGAGGAACTGGAGCGGGAGCTTTGGGGGGATAACTGTCCTGATAGCGACAGCCTGCGTAGCCATATTCATCAGTTGCGCCAGGTCGTGGACAAGTCCTTCGACTCGCCGCTGCTGCACACGGTGCATGGCATCGGATACCGTCTGGCGGAGAATACCGATGACCTCTAG
- a CDS encoding LTA synthase family protein — translation MSLSRYAQVRCLAIILGAWLIIFFLTRLVLLASHFGDVNTTLFGVLSIFGLGLVHDLSFLSYAALPVVLYLVLCPATIWRRRWHQRLLRSLVGFSLFVMLFTAVSEWMFWDEFGVRFNFIAVDYLVYSTEVINNILESYPVYPLLAVLVVISAVGVVVSGQVVDQALGAPLLSRRGRGLLFAAVAGVCLLVTAAVGQDFTSDGNTVRRELAGNGPFQFFAAFRNNELDYSQLYATLPDEDLGGLLRQEVAEPNARFMSADPLDIRRDIDNSGSFRRLNVILVTVESLSAKYLGCFGDSRNLTPNLDRLRQDSLFFSNFYATGTRTDRGLEAITLSMPPTPGRSIVKRLGRESGYASLGRQLEAQGYDSVFLYGGRGYFDNMNAFFGGNGYRIIDQSSVPEEEITFKNAWGMCDEDLYSQALRQADIDHAVGKPFYFQLMTTSNHRPFTYPEGRIDIPSGYGREGAVKYTDYSIGEFMEQARRRPWFEKTIFVFVADHTAGSAGKEDLPVAKYHIPLFIFSPNLLKAQEVSVLASQIDLAPTLLGLLNLDYTSTFFGRNVLRDDVASGRALIGNYQHLGLFDGQNLAILSPRQGMRRHDDALGLSDESGDSVADPLMRRDIAYYQGASHAFKAGLLRWQSNGLKEIGEKNSNLSHSVPVSPRTRPES, via the coding sequence ATGTCCCTTTCACGATATGCCCAGGTGCGCTGTTTGGCCATCATCTTGGGCGCCTGGTTGATCATTTTTTTTCTGACCCGCCTCGTCTTGCTGGCAAGTCACTTTGGAGATGTCAATACGACTTTGTTCGGTGTTCTGAGCATCTTCGGGCTCGGTCTGGTCCATGATCTGAGTTTCCTCAGCTATGCGGCGCTACCCGTGGTCTTGTATCTTGTCCTTTGTCCCGCAACAATCTGGCGACGCCGATGGCACCAAAGACTGTTGCGCAGCCTGGTCGGGTTCAGTCTCTTCGTCATGCTCTTCACGGCCGTTTCGGAATGGATGTTCTGGGACGAGTTTGGGGTGCGCTTCAATTTCATCGCCGTCGATTATCTTGTTTATTCCACCGAGGTCATCAACAATATATTGGAATCGTATCCCGTCTATCCCCTTTTGGCGGTGCTGGTCGTAATCTCGGCGGTCGGGGTTGTCGTGTCGGGCCAGGTGGTCGATCAGGCTCTCGGGGCACCCCTCTTGTCGCGGCGCGGGCGCGGGCTTCTGTTCGCAGCGGTCGCCGGAGTATGTCTGCTCGTGACCGCCGCCGTGGGGCAGGACTTCACCAGCGACGGAAACACCGTACGGCGCGAACTTGCAGGCAATGGTCCTTTTCAGTTTTTCGCAGCGTTCCGCAATAACGAACTGGACTACTCTCAACTCTACGCCACATTGCCCGATGAGGATCTCGGCGGTTTGCTCCGCCAGGAAGTGGCCGAACCCAATGCCCGCTTCATGAGTGCGGACCCCCTTGATATCCGCCGCGACATCGACAACTCAGGGTCGTTCAGACGGCTCAACGTCATTCTGGTCACGGTCGAGAGCTTGAGCGCGAAATACCTCGGGTGTTTCGGCGACTCCCGAAACTTGACACCGAATCTGGACCGCTTGCGCCAGGATAGCCTGTTTTTCAGCAATTTCTACGCAACCGGCACGCGTACGGACCGAGGCTTGGAGGCCATCACCCTGTCCATGCCTCCGACCCCGGGACGATCCATCGTCAAACGCCTCGGCCGGGAAAGCGGATACGCCAGCCTGGGCAGGCAACTGGAGGCGCAGGGCTACGACAGCGTCTTTCTGTACGGCGGACGCGGCTATTTCGACAACATGAACGCGTTCTTCGGCGGCAACGGATACCGTATCATCGACCAGAGCAGCGTCCCCGAGGAGGAGATAACTTTCAAAAACGCCTGGGGCATGTGCGACGAGGACCTGTACAGCCAGGCGCTGCGGCAGGCGGACATCGACCACGCCGTGGGCAAACCGTTTTACTTCCAGCTCATGACCACATCGAATCACCGTCCCTTCACCTATCCCGAGGGCCGCATCGACATTCCTTCGGGATATGGCCGGGAAGGCGCTGTCAAATACACGGACTACTCCATCGGAGAATTCATGGAACAGGCGCGGCGAAGACCCTGGTTTGAAAAAACGATTTTCGTCTTTGTCGCCGACCATACGGCGGGGAGCGCAGGCAAGGAAGACCTGCCGGTTGCCAAGTATCATATTCCCTTGTTCATCTTCTCGCCCAACTTACTCAAAGCGCAGGAGGTTTCGGTGCTCGCCAGCCAGATCGACCTGGCCCCGACCCTGCTTGGCCTCTTGAATCTGGATTACACATCGACTTTTTTTGGACGCAACGTATTGCGCGACGATGTTGCTTCAGGACGGGCGCTGATCGGAAACTACCAGCATCTTGGTCTGTTTGATGGTCAGAACCTTGCGATTTTGAGCCCTCGTCAGGGCATGCGACGCCATGACGACGCGCTGGGGCTGAGCGACGAATCCGGCGACAGTGTCGCCGATCCGCTGATGCGGCGCGATATTGCGTATTACCAAGGTGCCAGCCACGCATTCAAGGCAGGTCTGCTCCGTTGGCAAAGCAATGGTTTGAAAGAGATTGGCGAAAAAAATTCAAATCTATCTCACTCCGTTCCAGTATCACCCCGAACCCGTCCGGAGAGTTGA
- a CDS encoding glycosyltransferase family 4 protein, whose translation MRVLHLISQKPDYTGSGKYVQEMIRQGRNRGHEPFLIAGVCADFAVPEDLVQPGRLRVIRFDGHDLGFPVMGMSDVMPYESTVCSSLTRLQIIEYKTVFFRVIGAAVVDFAPDVIHSNHLWMATAVAREVAPHLPLVTTCHGSCLRQHRLCLELGDSLKESLRGIDRVIALFEQQKADIVELLGIDPGRVDVISGGFNELCFYAEEDEPDSDVVQLLYAGKLDSSKGVPWLLRSLNRIEAPWNLHLVGAGSGPERDLCLELAASHGDRVTVHGVLSHEKLGGLMRRCDIFVLPSFFEGLPLVLLEAMACGCRIVTTDLSGARGLFAEPHPHMVRMVELPRLETVDRPYTADEPVLEARLAKALEMSISDVMNGVRPDEEYIRRITEPFTWEKIFLRIEAAYNRAVQER comes from the coding sequence ATGCGAGTCCTCCATCTCATCAGCCAGAAACCGGACTACACGGGTAGCGGGAAATACGTTCAGGAGATGATCCGTCAGGGCCGAAACAGAGGGCATGAGCCGTTTCTCATCGCGGGCGTCTGTGCTGACTTCGCGGTGCCGGAAGATCTGGTGCAGCCGGGCAGGCTCCGGGTCATCCGCTTTGACGGCCATGACCTGGGGTTTCCCGTCATGGGTATGAGCGATGTCATGCCTTACGAAAGCACGGTCTGTTCCTCCCTGACCAGACTGCAGATCATCGAGTACAAGACGGTCTTTTTCAGGGTCATCGGTGCCGCCGTGGTGGATTTCGCGCCCGACGTCATCCATTCCAACCATCTGTGGATGGCCACGGCCGTGGCCCGCGAGGTCGCTCCGCATCTGCCCCTGGTCACTACCTGTCACGGTTCGTGTCTGCGCCAGCACCGCCTGTGTTTGGAACTGGGCGATTCGCTCAAAGAGTCGTTGCGCGGCATCGATCGGGTCATCGCCCTTTTCGAGCAGCAGAAGGCCGACATCGTCGAATTGCTGGGCATTGATCCCGGCAGGGTGGACGTCATCAGCGGCGGATTCAACGAGCTGTGCTTCTATGCCGAGGAGGACGAGCCGGATTCGGATGTCGTGCAGCTTCTCTACGCGGGCAAGCTCGATTCCTCCAAGGGTGTTCCCTGGCTGCTACGAAGCCTCAACAGGATAGAGGCTCCCTGGAACCTCCATCTCGTGGGCGCGGGCAGTGGGCCGGAAAGAGACCTGTGCCTGGAGTTGGCCGCGAGCCATGGCGACCGGGTCACGGTTCATGGCGTGCTCTCCCACGAGAAGTTGGGCGGACTGATGCGCAGATGCGACATTTTCGTGCTGCCGTCGTTTTTCGAGGGCCTTCCCCTGGTCCTGCTGGAGGCCATGGCCTGCGGCTGCCGCATAGTCACCACGGACCTGTCTGGAGCCAGGGGGCTTTTCGCCGAGCCGCATCCGCACATGGTGCGCATGGTGGAACTTCCCCGGCTTGAAACCGTGGACAGGCCGTACACTGCCGACGAGCCGGTACTGGAAGCCCGGCTGGCCAAGGCGCTGGAGATGAGCATCTCGGATGTGATGAACGGGGTGCGGCCCGATGAGGAATACATCCGCAGGATTACGGAGCCGTTCACCTGGGAGAAGATTTTTTTGAGAATCGAGGCCGCCTATAATCGGGCCGTTCAAGAGAGGTAG
- the tsoR gene encoding ArsR/SmtB-type metalloregulator TsoR, giving the protein MDHEDDLKGVGRSLADLAFLARALSDENRLRILMHVGTGRLSVTQIAEELGLSQPLVSHHLKELKRALLVDVERRGPFIHYGISRPEVLDVLRSIGTLARQLIADRSSF; this is encoded by the coding sequence ATGGACCACGAAGACGATCTCAAGGGGGTGGGACGATCCCTGGCCGACCTGGCCTTTCTGGCCCGGGCGCTGTCCGATGAGAACAGGCTGCGCATCCTGATGCATGTCGGGACCGGCAGACTGTCCGTCACGCAGATCGCCGAGGAGCTGGGGTTGTCCCAGCCGCTTGTTTCGCATCACTTGAAGGAGTTGAAACGCGCCCTGCTGGTCGACGTCGAACGCCGGGGGCCATTCATTCACTACGGAATCAGCCGACCGGAGGTACTTGACGTCCTTCGATCCATCGGCACCCTGGCCAGACAGCTCATTGCGGACAGGTCAAGCTTCTAA